The Spirochaetota bacterium genome window below encodes:
- a CDS encoding isomerase/hydrolase, which yields MKFICVGKNYAEHVKEMGWKDEQEIVLFMKPESAWCKD from the coding sequence ATGAAATTCATTTGTGTTGGAAAAAATTATGCCGAACATGTTAAAGAGATGGGGTGGAAAGATGAACAGGAAATTGTACTGTTTATGAAGCCCGAGAGTGCATGGTGTAAAGAC